The proteins below are encoded in one region of Pomacea canaliculata isolate SZHN2017 linkage group LG7, ASM307304v1, whole genome shotgun sequence:
- the LOC112567686 gene encoding nucleoporin nup211-like produces the protein MQDAMIKQQESIINTLLQSVASVQREAVNCYNATTNMEEKVENLEKKHVNSSQDLEERIRSLEGSQTQLSVTGESLQRQVAILTGNNSHLYSELAELLDRMQEVHNKSTTESESILRLELTKLEEKHEETRQEFSSQVDGLTEMLSNLTSAVESGALSMRSDWQDRTAAMDSLLEEVRQNFTVCEVSLENMRLEQGQQLQSLRSELQALESRQNNFTDRMEREVQAGYGEVLAKLKEESDKRVAYEDHLNRLEMLEDERERNRTDDYMSLRNDLQQMSMLLESAKQESSLAEIEFRADLSLLNETVEREVSAMGNDQMSNSAVLRQLNQDVGLLKVQQLATNASLSDLRISSQSQMRSIQGLLDSTADRLYRNLTSAARQQVTEARSALEARLTSTISRIEIGERKSLDLASKIGSLETALKKYHPVRLVGGSSNREGRVEILVGNLWGTVCDDGWDDVDAGVVCVSLGFRRAGARATVGANFGAGTGPIFLDDVACTGSEVDIRLCTTTQHGTHNCGHTEDAGVICLP, from the exons ATGCAGGACGCCATGATCAAACAGCAGGAGTCGATCATCAACACCCTTTTGCAAAGTGTGGCCTCTGTACAGAGAGAGGCAGTCAACTGTTACAACGCAACCACGAATATGgaagaaaaagttgaaaatcTGGAGAAAAAACATGTAAACTCTTCGCAAGACCTGGAGGAAAGGATCCGATCTTTGGAAGGATCCCAGACGCAGCTGAGTGTCACGGGTGAGAGCCTTCAGCGTCAGGTTGCCATTCTCACAGGAAACAACTCTCATCTGTATTCTGAACTCGCAGAGTTACTAGATCGTATGCAGGAAGTTCATAACAAATCAACCACCGAGAGTGAATCAATTTTAAGGCTAGAACTGACAAAATTAGAAGAAAAGCATGAAGAAACCCGGCAAGAATTCTCGAGTCAAGTTGATGGCTTGACAGAAATGCTTTCTAACCTGACATCAGCAGTAGAATCAGGAGctctgagcatgcgcagtgactGGCAAGATCGGACTGCGGCAATGGATTCGCTTCTGGAGGAAGTCAGACAAAATTTCACAGTCTGCGAGGTCAGTTTGGAAAATATGAGACTTGAGCAGGGTCAACAACTCCAAAGCCTGAGGTCAGAGTTGCAAGCCCTCGAATCCCGGCAAAACAACTTCACAGACAGGATGGAGCGTGAAGTTCAGGCAGGCTATGGCGAGGTGCTGGCAAAGCTGAAAGAAGAAAGCGACAAACGAGTGGCCTACGAGGATCACCTGAACAGGTTGGAAATGCTTGAGGACGAGCGCGAAAGAAATCGGACAGACGACTACATGTCCTTGAGAAACGATCTTCAGCAGATGTCTATGCTGCTGGAGTCGGCAAAACAAGAAAGCTCTTTAGCTGAGATTGAATTCCGCGCGGATTTGTCGCTGCTGAACGAGACAGTTGAACGGGAAGTTAGCGCCATGGGCAATGACCAGATGTCCAACAGCGCCGTCTTGCGGCAACTGAATCAAGACGTGGGCCTATTGAAGGTCCAGCAACTTGCCACCAACGCATCCTTGAGCGACCTGCGAATCTCCAGCCAGTCGCAGATGAGGTCCATCCAAGGACTTCTGGACTCCACCGCGGACCGTCTGTACCGGAACTTGACCTCCGCCGCACGCCAGCAGGTCACGGAAGCCAGGTCAGCGCTGGAGGCCAGGCTAACCAGCACCATCTCGAGGATCGAAATaggggaaagaaaaagtttggaCCTTGCCAGCAAGATTGGGTCCCTGGAAACTGCATTGAAGAAATATC ACCCTGTCCGCTTGGTGGGAGGCAGCTCAAACAGAGAAGGTAGAGTTGAGATCCTCGTGGGAAACCTGTGGGGGACAGTGTGTGACGATGGATGGGACGATGTTGACGCTGGTGTTGTCTGTGTGTCGTTGGGGTTCCGTCG GGCGGGAGCAAGGGCGACAGTTGGTGCTAACTTTGGAGCTGGTACTGGACCGATCTTCTTGGATGACGTCGCGTGCACCGGAAGTGAAGTGGACATTCGCCTCTGTACAACCACTCAGCACGGGACCCACAACTGCGGCCATACGGAGGATGCAGGTGTCATCTGCCTGCCTTAA
- the LOC112567684 gene encoding uncharacterized protein LOC112567684 isoform X1 — protein sequence MDVTGAIFNTADSLVVSAALKFTARKDLPIEGKNTEASVSDMKLDKSDLDADVLEDGETTTSTKSGMKTTAANGHGEIKMTIHELHCPNGCVVKTSALENGTNPIKDIKRREPTEDTEEVTGDMAKESHDVNFVSVALDNCHIDEGSKMLEKKMALLNLVADDNCEEGNGRDIKQLKTQTSVITVDPPSLNSEEEEERCEEQEDLTCRGPTAGRPVNYCPSSVSVNHVARKAYDSHNMDALFQVTDLQVPSHHQQPSCQGFPPISNQTGYDHYHGSHYMRAAESESSALQMSTGNLSGKRRVDEDASTPFKYTRPLAENMGYDQNYNSNIGMNNGQHVYTKILPGLVSGGQVVDNSPKMFPVEHNMRDVPFQSELGRQFSASDVDQFLEVMSQFQTNDQHQQKEQTTSTNSQHFQQLPPQTVHDLKTRGKPFQQNLHDCDAGYISENSPHCEVISPSGSPKSAYSPPPSVMSGDSGVASPQNDDAMSTHMPSPASDHMAYSNGSYCNTASPQSVGSHPGSVMGCLDDSPSDEYVGQFPFGLDNAPYTSSSDVLKAGDMSTMPWSQYFENDGLSSFFNLHKDELKDALEVVAKDIQSSSSRGQLGKINGDLPLNKNVQVPSSVLNVLQPANKTIAPAAAVPTSVTEAQGRPSKLPLPALAKPGGSTTSAGAVPMVVVPPTIAPNRPPAVTVAPVLMMPPGQQFIFVVNSNPQPAPKLKPQFVPIKPKIPSITQTTTTGGSPKTTDKLTSTHIRNTQESNSNNTNNISSSSTSSQISSAEAPEARPASSRSPNTTRSGPQQRMLNIARRLVASMTKNDLQFQDSEGDTYLHVSVCKADCNMVQALLERLTREQLSPMINMQNCMRQTPLYLAVSSNHPEMVRLLLQFGADVNIFAEHLLADGRSKEVKTALHCAALGGRQYLDTLKELLAAPDLQVDLVNSDGHTALHCAILEHRKPSFEGEGFIDNLPIIQALIRHGADPNAQVKKAAKQLLCMLWNAEMSLWLKTWCP from the exons ATGGACGTCACAGGAGCTATTTTTAACACGGCTGACAGCTTAGTGGTTTCAGCAGCGTTAAAGTTTACTGCACGAAAAGATTTACCAATCGAGggaaaaaatacagaagcaTCTGTTTCTGATATGAAGCTTGATAAAAGTGATCTCGACGCCGACGTCTTGGAAGATGGCGAGACAACGACGTCGACAAAGTCGGGCATGAAGACGACGGCGGCCAATGGACACG gtGAGATCAAAATGACCATTCATGAATTGCATTGTCCAAATGGATGTGTTGTCAAAACTAGTGCTTTGGAGAATGGGACAAATCCCATAAAGGACATCAAACGACGAGAACCCACAGAAGATACAGAAGAAGTGACAGGAGATATGGCAAAGGAAAGTCATGATGTGAATTTCGTTTCGGTTGCCCTTGACAACTGCCACATTGATGAAGGCAGCAAGATGCTAGAGAAGAAGATGGCATTGCTGAACTTGGTTGCAGATGACAACTGCGAAGAAGGGAATGGCAGAGACATCAAACAGCTAAAAACACAAACTTCTGTCATCACAGTTGATCCGCCAAGTTTGAAcagcgaggaggaggaggagagatgtGAAGAACAAGAGGATCTTACTTGCCGAGGACCAACTGCTGGGAGACCTGTCAACTATTGTCCAAGTAGTGTCAGCGTCAACCATGTCGCCCGTAAGGCCTATGACAGCCACAATATGGATGCACTCTTTCAAGTGACTGACCTTCAAGTACCAAGTCATCACCAGCAGCCCTCCTGCCAGGGATTCCCACCAATATCAAATCAGACAGGATATGATCACTATCATGGTTCTCACTACATGCGTGCTGCTGAGTCTGAGAGCTCAGCCTTGCAGATGTCAACTGGTAACTTGAGCGGCAAACGTCGAGTTGATGAGGATGCCAGCACCCCTTTTAAATACACTCGGCCATTAGCAGAAAACATGGGATATGATCAAAACTACAATTCAAACATAGGGATGAATAATGGacaacatgtttacacaaaaatttTGCCTGGACTGGTATCCGGTGGCCAG GTTGTGGACAACTCTCCAAAAATGTTCCCTGTGGAACATAATATGAGAGATGTTCCTTTTCAATCAGAACTGGGCAGGCAGTTCTCAGCCAGTGATGTGGATCAGTTCCTGGAGGTAATGAGCCAGTTTCAAACTAATGACCAGCACCAACAGAAGGAGCAGACAACCAGCACAAACAGTCAGCACTTTCAGCAGCTGCCACCACAGACTGTCCATGACCTAAAGACCCGAGGGAAG CCTTTCCAACAGAACCTTCACGACTGTGACGCTGGTTATATCAGTGAGAACAGTCCACACTGTGAGGTCATCTCTCCTAGTGGCAGCCCCAAATCTGCTTATTCCCCACCTCCTTCTGTCATGTCTGGAGACAGTGGAGTTGCTAGTCCTCAAAATGATGATGCTATGTCTACCCACATGCCCAGTCCAGCCAGTGACCACATGGCCTACAGTAATGGTAGCTATTGCAACACAGCTAGCCCACAGTCCGTTGGCTCTCACCCTGGATCTGTGATGGGCTGCCTTGATGACTCTCCGAGTGATGAATATGTTGGACAGTTCCCTTTTGGGCTGGACAATGCTCCATACACCAGCTCAAGTGATGTGCTGAAGGCAGGTGACATGTCAACGATGCCCTGGTCACAATATTTTGAGAACGATGGGTTGAGCTCTTTCTTCAACTTACACAAGGATGAGCTGAAGGATGCCCTGGAGGTTGTTGCTAAAGACATACAGAGTAGCTCCAGCAGAGGTCAGCTGGGGAAGATCAATGGTGACTTGCCCCTTAACAAGAATGTACAG gTGCCATCTTCCGTACTTAATGTCCTGCAACCAGCCAACAAGACGATTGCTCCAGCAGCGGCTGTACCCACCAGCGTGACAGAGGCACAAGGCCGTCCAAGCAAACTTCCTTTGCCTGCACTAGCCAAGCCAGGTGGAAGTACGACCAGTGCTGGAGCCGTGCCTATGGTTGTTGTGCCACCAACTATTGCACCAAACCGTCCACCAGCTGTTACTGTTGCACCTGTACTCATGATGCCTCCGGGCCAGCAG tttattttcgTAGTCAACTCTAATCCTCAACCAGCTCCCAAACTTAAGCCCCAGTTTGTTCCCATCAAGCCCAAAATTCCATCAATAACTCAGACCACGACGACTGGTGGCTCCCCAAAGACAACAGACAAGTTGACTTCGACACACATCCGCAACACTCAGGAGAGCAACAGTAACAACACCAATAACATTAGTAGCAGTTCTACCAGCAGCCAGATCTCATCAGCCGAGGCGCCTGAAGCCAGGCCGGCATCATCTCGATCTCCAAACACAA CTCGGAGTGGCCCACAGCAGAGGATGCTAAATATTGCTCGACGGCTTGTCGCTAGCATGACTAAAAATGATCTACAATTTCAAGATTCAGAAGGCGACAC gTACTTGCATGTGTCAGTATGCAAGGCAGACTGTAACATGGTACAGGCTTTGTTGGAACGATTGACCCGTGAGCAGTTAAGCCCCATGATCAATATGCAGAACTGTATGCGGCAG accCCCTTGTATCTTGCGGTCAGCTCCAATCACCCAGAGATGGTGAGGCTTCTTCTTCAGTTTGGTGCAGATGTCAACATATTTGCTGAG CACCTGCTGGCAGATGGCCGTTCCAAAGAAGTAAAGACAGCTCTCCACTGTGCAGCTTTAGGTGGAAGGCAATATTTGGACACGCTGAAAGAGTTGCTGGCCGCACCAGACCTCCAGGTTGACCTTGTGAACTCTGATG gtCACACAGCTCTGCACTGTGCTATTTTGGAACATCGCAAACCTTCTTTTGAGGGTGAAGGATTTATTGACAATCTGCCAATCATACAGGCATTGATCCGGCATGGTGCAGACCCCAATGCCCAG GTTAAGAAAGCGGCAAAACAGCTCTTATGTATGCTCTGGAATGCAGAGATGTCTCTCTGGTTGAAGACATGGTGTCCCTGA
- the LOC112567684 gene encoding uncharacterized protein LOC112567684 isoform X2 has product MTIHELHCPNGCVVKTSALENGTNPIKDIKRREPTEDTEEVTGDMAKESHDVNFVSVALDNCHIDEGSKMLEKKMALLNLVADDNCEEGNGRDIKQLKTQTSVITVDPPSLNSEEEEERCEEQEDLTCRGPTAGRPVNYCPSSVSVNHVARKAYDSHNMDALFQVTDLQVPSHHQQPSCQGFPPISNQTGYDHYHGSHYMRAAESESSALQMSTGNLSGKRRVDEDASTPFKYTRPLAENMGYDQNYNSNIGMNNGQHVYTKILPGLVSGGQVVDNSPKMFPVEHNMRDVPFQSELGRQFSASDVDQFLEVMSQFQTNDQHQQKEQTTSTNSQHFQQLPPQTVHDLKTRGKPFQQNLHDCDAGYISENSPHCEVISPSGSPKSAYSPPPSVMSGDSGVASPQNDDAMSTHMPSPASDHMAYSNGSYCNTASPQSVGSHPGSVMGCLDDSPSDEYVGQFPFGLDNAPYTSSSDVLKAGDMSTMPWSQYFENDGLSSFFNLHKDELKDALEVVAKDIQSSSSRGQLGKINGDLPLNKNVQVPSSVLNVLQPANKTIAPAAAVPTSVTEAQGRPSKLPLPALAKPGGSTTSAGAVPMVVVPPTIAPNRPPAVTVAPVLMMPPGQQFIFVVNSNPQPAPKLKPQFVPIKPKIPSITQTTTTGGSPKTTDKLTSTHIRNTQESNSNNTNNISSSSTSSQISSAEAPEARPASSRSPNTTRSGPQQRMLNIARRLVASMTKNDLQFQDSEGDTYLHVSVCKADCNMVQALLERLTREQLSPMINMQNCMRQTPLYLAVSSNHPEMVRLLLQFGADVNIFAEHLLADGRSKEVKTALHCAALGGRQYLDTLKELLAAPDLQVDLVNSDGHTALHCAILEHRKPSFEGEGFIDNLPIIQALIRHGADPNAQVKKAAKQLLCMLWNAEMSLWLKTWCP; this is encoded by the exons ATGACCATTCATGAATTGCATTGTCCAAATGGATGTGTTGTCAAAACTAGTGCTTTGGAGAATGGGACAAATCCCATAAAGGACATCAAACGACGAGAACCCACAGAAGATACAGAAGAAGTGACAGGAGATATGGCAAAGGAAAGTCATGATGTGAATTTCGTTTCGGTTGCCCTTGACAACTGCCACATTGATGAAGGCAGCAAGATGCTAGAGAAGAAGATGGCATTGCTGAACTTGGTTGCAGATGACAACTGCGAAGAAGGGAATGGCAGAGACATCAAACAGCTAAAAACACAAACTTCTGTCATCACAGTTGATCCGCCAAGTTTGAAcagcgaggaggaggaggagagatgtGAAGAACAAGAGGATCTTACTTGCCGAGGACCAACTGCTGGGAGACCTGTCAACTATTGTCCAAGTAGTGTCAGCGTCAACCATGTCGCCCGTAAGGCCTATGACAGCCACAATATGGATGCACTCTTTCAAGTGACTGACCTTCAAGTACCAAGTCATCACCAGCAGCCCTCCTGCCAGGGATTCCCACCAATATCAAATCAGACAGGATATGATCACTATCATGGTTCTCACTACATGCGTGCTGCTGAGTCTGAGAGCTCAGCCTTGCAGATGTCAACTGGTAACTTGAGCGGCAAACGTCGAGTTGATGAGGATGCCAGCACCCCTTTTAAATACACTCGGCCATTAGCAGAAAACATGGGATATGATCAAAACTACAATTCAAACATAGGGATGAATAATGGacaacatgtttacacaaaaatttTGCCTGGACTGGTATCCGGTGGCCAG GTTGTGGACAACTCTCCAAAAATGTTCCCTGTGGAACATAATATGAGAGATGTTCCTTTTCAATCAGAACTGGGCAGGCAGTTCTCAGCCAGTGATGTGGATCAGTTCCTGGAGGTAATGAGCCAGTTTCAAACTAATGACCAGCACCAACAGAAGGAGCAGACAACCAGCACAAACAGTCAGCACTTTCAGCAGCTGCCACCACAGACTGTCCATGACCTAAAGACCCGAGGGAAG CCTTTCCAACAGAACCTTCACGACTGTGACGCTGGTTATATCAGTGAGAACAGTCCACACTGTGAGGTCATCTCTCCTAGTGGCAGCCCCAAATCTGCTTATTCCCCACCTCCTTCTGTCATGTCTGGAGACAGTGGAGTTGCTAGTCCTCAAAATGATGATGCTATGTCTACCCACATGCCCAGTCCAGCCAGTGACCACATGGCCTACAGTAATGGTAGCTATTGCAACACAGCTAGCCCACAGTCCGTTGGCTCTCACCCTGGATCTGTGATGGGCTGCCTTGATGACTCTCCGAGTGATGAATATGTTGGACAGTTCCCTTTTGGGCTGGACAATGCTCCATACACCAGCTCAAGTGATGTGCTGAAGGCAGGTGACATGTCAACGATGCCCTGGTCACAATATTTTGAGAACGATGGGTTGAGCTCTTTCTTCAACTTACACAAGGATGAGCTGAAGGATGCCCTGGAGGTTGTTGCTAAAGACATACAGAGTAGCTCCAGCAGAGGTCAGCTGGGGAAGATCAATGGTGACTTGCCCCTTAACAAGAATGTACAG gTGCCATCTTCCGTACTTAATGTCCTGCAACCAGCCAACAAGACGATTGCTCCAGCAGCGGCTGTACCCACCAGCGTGACAGAGGCACAAGGCCGTCCAAGCAAACTTCCTTTGCCTGCACTAGCCAAGCCAGGTGGAAGTACGACCAGTGCTGGAGCCGTGCCTATGGTTGTTGTGCCACCAACTATTGCACCAAACCGTCCACCAGCTGTTACTGTTGCACCTGTACTCATGATGCCTCCGGGCCAGCAG tttattttcgTAGTCAACTCTAATCCTCAACCAGCTCCCAAACTTAAGCCCCAGTTTGTTCCCATCAAGCCCAAAATTCCATCAATAACTCAGACCACGACGACTGGTGGCTCCCCAAAGACAACAGACAAGTTGACTTCGACACACATCCGCAACACTCAGGAGAGCAACAGTAACAACACCAATAACATTAGTAGCAGTTCTACCAGCAGCCAGATCTCATCAGCCGAGGCGCCTGAAGCCAGGCCGGCATCATCTCGATCTCCAAACACAA CTCGGAGTGGCCCACAGCAGAGGATGCTAAATATTGCTCGACGGCTTGTCGCTAGCATGACTAAAAATGATCTACAATTTCAAGATTCAGAAGGCGACAC gTACTTGCATGTGTCAGTATGCAAGGCAGACTGTAACATGGTACAGGCTTTGTTGGAACGATTGACCCGTGAGCAGTTAAGCCCCATGATCAATATGCAGAACTGTATGCGGCAG accCCCTTGTATCTTGCGGTCAGCTCCAATCACCCAGAGATGGTGAGGCTTCTTCTTCAGTTTGGTGCAGATGTCAACATATTTGCTGAG CACCTGCTGGCAGATGGCCGTTCCAAAGAAGTAAAGACAGCTCTCCACTGTGCAGCTTTAGGTGGAAGGCAATATTTGGACACGCTGAAAGAGTTGCTGGCCGCACCAGACCTCCAGGTTGACCTTGTGAACTCTGATG gtCACACAGCTCTGCACTGTGCTATTTTGGAACATCGCAAACCTTCTTTTGAGGGTGAAGGATTTATTGACAATCTGCCAATCATACAGGCATTGATCCGGCATGGTGCAGACCCCAATGCCCAG GTTAAGAAAGCGGCAAAACAGCTCTTATGTATGCTCTGGAATGCAGAGATGTCTCTCTGGTTGAAGACATGGTGTCCCTGA